In Lactococcus protaetiae, the genomic window CAAAACAAAGTTGAAGACTCCGATAATCCAAATTCGCTGAACCAACTGAAGCGTACTCTCCATCAATAATTAACGTCTTAGAATGGACAAAACCATTTTCGTAAGTATAGACTTTCGCACCATATTTAACCAAATCTGCTGCATGAAAATAAGTCGCCCAATAAACTAAAGGATGGTCTGGCTTATTCGGAATCATCATCCTTACCTGAACACCAGATAAAAGTGCCAATTTCAATGATTCATGCAGAGCATCTGAAGGAATATAATAGGGCGTTTGAATCACAATTTCACGTTCAGCACCAGAAATCATTTTCATATAAGTTAACTTAATCTGTTCCTTATCCTCATCTGGCCCAGAAGTAACCAACTGTGTCGCAACATGCCCAATTGCAATAGAATCAGGAAAGTAAGGCTCACCCTCTGTAATCTCAAACTTATGTTGTGAATTCCAATCTAAAATAAAACGATGTTGCAAACTATAGACAATATCCCCTGTTAAACGCAAATGATTATCTCGCCAATAACCAAATTTTTTCGTGACCGAAGCATACTCATCTCCAACATTAAAACCACCAGTATAACCAATCACACCATCAATGACCACAATCTTACGGTGCAGACGATAGTTTGTTCTAGGATTAATCAAAGGCATAATTAAAGGGAAAAACTGTGCAACTTGCCCTCCAAGTTCAGTCAATTCCTTAAATTCCTTTAGCTTCGTCTTATTAGAGCCCCATGCATCCATCAACAAGCGAACCTCAACCCCACGCCGACGCGCAGCAAGCAAAGCATCATAAATTTCGTGACCAAGATGGTCCATTCTAAAAATATAATATTCCATATGAACATGATGTTTTGCCTTATTAATGTCCTCGATTAGAGCATCAAATTTTTCTCTACCGTCATTAAAAATTTTAACATCAGTATTTGTTGAAATAATTGATTTTTCTTCAACATACAACATATTGATGAGCTGTCCAATCACATGATTCTTTCGCATCTTATTAACAAAAGCACGATCTGAAAAAGCTTTTTCAGCGTGACCAAGTTGCTTTTCAAAACCAATATGAAATCTTTTTCTATCTTTAAAAATACGATAATGTGAAATCCCACGCCCAATCAAAAGATACAAAATAAATCCTAAAACAGGTAAAACATTAATCACAAAAAGCCACGACCAAGTCGATGCAGTTGATTTTCTCTCCCTAAAGATAATGATTAAGGATAAGAGAAAGTTTAAAAAAAACACAAACAACTCAAAAAGTGCAATAAAATTCATGTTACTCCTTCCAATAAACCCCTATTTATTCTTCTATTATATCATACCCCCTAACCTGATATTTACTCAGAACATTCTTTACACTGTCAAATCCTAATAAACCAATAAATAAAGTTAATTTTCTAATCAAACATTTATTCAAAACTTACAAATTTGTAAGTTTTAGAATACTTTCCCGTGATACTATGGATGAAGAAACAAAAAAAGTTAAAACTAAAGAGATAATTTTCTTAGTCTACTTTTAACTTTTAATATAACTTATTGAGGTGAAAAATGAAAAAAATAATTTTATCCATTCCTTTAATCATTATTGCATTATTGTCACTAACCGCATGCAGTAAAGAATTTGATGATAGCTTCAAACAATCTGTATACTACACAAAAATAGAAACCAGTCCAGATCAAAGCAAAGACAGCGAAAACAAACCATACTATCTCTATCATCAAACATTTGTAAACGACAAAGGAGAAACTGTTAAATTTGACATGAAAGAATATCGTAGCGAACCTTTAAAATTAGACAGCTATTTGAAAGTCATGATTAACAAAAAAGATGGCGTAAAAAGTTGGGAAGAAATATCCAAAAACGCTATTCCTAACACTGCTCTAGACAAACTAAATAAATAATACTCACTATACTCAATCACACCATGACTGCTATTTCTTAACCGAAACAAAGCAGTTATTTTTTTATTTTTCCCCCTTTGTAGTCTGTCTTATAAATTTCTTACAATATTGTAAGCTTTAATCGTCATATCTTTGTTAAAATAATAGTATATAATCAAAAAATATACTCTAACCTACTAGATATACCTTCAAGTTTTCTCTTTAAACAAGATGAGAAAATATAAATTAAAGATACGATAGGAGAAATATATGAACAAAAATATAACAGAAATGCGAGGACTTTCTAAACCAGAAGTTGAACAACAAATAAAGTTAGGCAACATCAATACAATAACTGTAAACGCAGGGCAATCAGTGAAGGAAATCATTATTAGAAATACAATGACGCTCTTTAACCTTCTGAATCTAACCTTAGCAGTTGTGGTCATTGCAATCGGTTCTTATAAAAATACTCTATTTATACTGTCAGTTATTATCAATACAGGGGTAGGAATTTATCAAGAAATCAAGGCAAAACGAATAATCGAGAAACTTTCCATCCTTACTCAAAACAAAGTAGAAGTTATCCGAGATGGTCAAAAAATTACCATCAATAAAGAAAAAATTGTTGTAAATGACCTCTTGTGCCTAACCAAAGGTATGCAAGTTCCTGTTGATACAATTAGCCTAGAAAATGGACTTTACGTTGACGAATCAATGATTACTGGAGAATCAGATATCGTCGAAAAAAAGGTTGGAGATTTGATTTATTCAGGTTGCCTCGTTTTACAAGGACAAATTAAAACACAAGTACAATCAGTGGGAAACAATACATTCGTCAGTAAATTAACTAGTGAAGCAAAAAGTTTTAAAGATACAAAGTCTAAAATACAGCAATACATTGATAAAATTTTAAAAATCATCATGATTGCTATTCTACCAGTGACAGCCCTCGTTTTACTTAATCAATTCTTTCTTACACACCTAGATTTGTCAATAATTTCGCAACGTGAAATTGCCATTTTGGGAAGTGCCGCAGTTATATCAAGTCTAATTCCTGAAGGTCTAGTCCTTCTGACATCCGTTGCCTTAGCTGCTGGTGTCATAAAACTTTCAAAAAAACAAGTTTTAGCCCAAAATTTATCAGCCATCGAAACACTCGCACGAGTTGATGTGCTTTGTCTTGATAAAACTGGAACAATCACAGAAGGCAAGATGAATGTCGAAGAAGTTCTCTACTATACCGACAATAAGGAAGAAATCAATAATGTCCTTTCTTTTATCGTTGAACATGACACCGAACAAAATGCATCAATAGAAGCTCTCAAAAACAAATTTGGAGGTTTACAATCTAGACTTGATTTAGTTCAATATATTCCTTTTTCATCAGAGATTAAACAGCAGGCTATTGAAATTAAAGACAAGGGCGTCTATACTCTTGGGGCTTTTGATATGATTTCAAACAAACTAGAAAATCAACAAAAACAAGATATTGAATTTGCTTTAAAGAGAGGCTATCGAATCCTCGGACTTGCACATAGTTGGTCGCCACTAAAAGATAAAACAATCCCTAAAGATACTAAGATTATTTGCCTCATTTTTTTGAAAGATAAACCTAAAAAAGAAGCCAAAAAAATATTAGAATACTTTGAAAGACAAGGAACAGAAATCAAGATTATATCAGGAGATCATCCAGAAACTGTTCTAAATATTGCTCATGATGTTGGTATAAAAGGAAGTG contains:
- the cls gene encoding cardiolipin synthase translates to MNFIALFELFVFFLNFLLSLIIIFRERKSTASTWSWLFVINVLPVLGFILYLLIGRGISHYRIFKDRKRFHIGFEKQLGHAEKAFSDRAFVNKMRKNHVIGQLINMLYVEEKSIISTNTDVKIFNDGREKFDALIEDINKAKHHVHMEYYIFRMDHLGHEIYDALLAARRRGVEVRLLMDAWGSNKTKLKEFKELTELGGQVAQFFPLIMPLINPRTNYRLHRKIVVIDGVIGYTGGFNVGDEYASVTKKFGYWRDNHLRLTGDIVYSLQHRFILDWNSQHKFEITEGEPYFPDSIAIGHVATQLVTSGPDEDKEQIKLTYMKMISGAEREIVIQTPYYIPSDALHESLKLALLSGVQVRMMIPNKPDHPLVYWATYFHAADLVKYGAKVYTYENGFVHSKTLIIDGEYASVGSANLDYRSLQLCFEANVVIYDYDIAQKLRSDFMKDLQLSQGLTLELYEQRSNWIRFKEGLARLISPML
- a CDS encoding YxeA family protein, which produces MKKIILSIPLIIIALLSLTACSKEFDDSFKQSVYYTKIETSPDQSKDSENKPYYLYHQTFVNDKGETVKFDMKEYRSEPLKLDSYLKVMINKKDGVKSWEEISKNAIPNTALDKLNK
- a CDS encoding HAD-IC family P-type ATPase; its protein translation is MNKNITEMRGLSKPEVEQQIKLGNINTITVNAGQSVKEIIIRNTMTLFNLLNLTLAVVVIAIGSYKNTLFILSVIINTGVGIYQEIKAKRIIEKLSILTQNKVEVIRDGQKITINKEKIVVNDLLCLTKGMQVPVDTISLENGLYVDESMITGESDIVEKKVGDLIYSGCLVLQGQIKTQVQSVGNNTFVSKLTSEAKSFKDTKSKIQQYIDKILKIIMIAILPVTALVLLNQFFLTHLDLSIISQREIAILGSAAVISSLIPEGLVLLTSVALAAGVIKLSKKQVLAQNLSAIETLARVDVLCLDKTGTITEGKMNVEEVLYYTDNKEEINNVLSFIVEHDTEQNASIEALKNKFGGLQSRLDLVQYIPFSSEIKQQAIEIKDKGVYTLGAFDMISNKLENQQKQDIEFALKRGYRILGLAHSWSPLKDKTIPKDTKIICLIFLKDKPKKEAKKILEYFERQGTEIKIISGDHPETVLNIAHDVGIKGSARNLNELPKDAESLQKIAEETTVFGRITPERKRDLITALQSNGHTVAMIGDGINDILALKKSDCAIALGSGNEATKSVAQFVLLENDFSVLPSVVQEGRKVINNIKRVAGMNLLRVIYTFVLIILLVITRKIFPLESINLMLMGIFTVGVPSALLILEKDEKPSTDDFFKRIIVNIVPAGILIGITIFTMLILPYKFPLYSIAAEGHLATNYGAYLSDVTLIIGSVQLFALYLLCRPLSRYRASVIVGMTLVFYTTYFIPPITKFLGIAPLQSSRFIIPTLICIALLLIVRMLILDGKKVNKLKLSLLCLSLMILLIFASAKLRQFQKRMAYENDKYIQVLPDDWYHAQRDRNS